In the Schistocerca gregaria isolate iqSchGreg1 chromosome 6, iqSchGreg1.2, whole genome shotgun sequence genome, one interval contains:
- the LOC126279025 gene encoding replication factor C subunit 1 translates to MSRDIRSFFAPKKLGEGETSFKEKVLSKSKQKKRLILSDSDSDDGSSKHPEVKVSKKKKLSLNKGKEKTNDEKTLKPIKVSDVFGSDHIKRSTEKTVPTPSKQVANKVTVNVNSKSNEDSLEGELSVPWDELDEIESKYWSTDRQHAVNVDSCGSPKKSGEKRRHEQDQRKKKAASESDVLPTKKKKVSTDENSSSKVTADSPLASPSSRSATENDNTQSSGTEEVQAEKTPKAKKVRGKSDENADSSQKSKKETPKASDQGALSAEKKKEHAMNYIRYLNREGPKHRGSKVIPEGSPNCLEGLVFVITGVLDSLDRDEATELIKKYGGRVTSSLSRNTSYLLVGEDAGPSKLEKAKSFNTKQLDEDGLLNLVVERSTGSGLHSSSKEDTGRKDTEKKSGGNLANKNTKPLNCDSTSVVSVLKVKSNEGTVHHIHSAPATLKNCSQIPSSQNNGNLMINYSTPSLWVEKYRPTSSKQIIGQQGEKSVVRKLSKWLENWYKNRTGGKKFKPSPWAKDDDGSFYKAALISGPPGIGKTTAAHLVSKELGFDIVEFNASDTRSKKLLHDEVTELLSSKSLYGLFHGKDGRVAPSAKHVLIMDEVDGMAGNEDRGGIQQLIQLVKSTHIPIICICNDRNHPKIRSLVNYCFDLRVQKPRLEQIRGAMMSVCFKEGLKIPPDALTDVITCANQDIRQVLNNLSMWYVNTKNLSSEEIKTEAQKSKKEFKLGPWDVLRKVFSAEEHKKMTIHDKSDLFFYDYNISPLFVQENYLNVVPAAAAGNIGKTLELISATADSISYGDTIEKAIRSRGSWSLLPMQAMFSSVFPGDYMQGYIKSQINFPSWLGKNSRSNKFDRLSQELHVHMRLAISGSKLDLALDYLPYIRDAIVKPLIKEGAPGVPQALSVLKKYYLLREDLESLLELSSWPDQRDPMSLVDSKVKAALTRAYNKEGIMIPYAVHTTVKKKAGASFSEMEGAEGEETIEDVEEDDEETDDIKSDAMIKIAKKKTVAAESTSGTSEVKKGKGKGKGKPKQNK, encoded by the coding sequence ATGTCTCGCGATATCAGATCTTTTTTCGCTCCGAAAAAGCTTGGTGAAGGAGAAACCTCTTTCAAGGAAAAAGTCTTGTCGAAATCGAAGCAAAAGAAAAGATTAATTTTGTCGGACTCGGATTCGGATGATGGCTCGAGCAAGCACCCAGAGGTCAAAGTTTCGAAAAAGAAAAAACTTTCCTTAAACAAGGGGAAGgagaaaacaaatgatgaaaaaacATTAAAACCAATTAAAGTTTCAGACGTATTTGGAAGTGATCATATCAAAAGATCAACAGAGAAAACAGTGCCTACACCAAGCAAACAGGTGGCAAATAAAGTAACGGTGAATGTAAACTCTAAGAGTAATGAAGATTCCCTTGAAGGTGAACTTAGTGTGCCTTGGGATGAGTTAGATGAGATCGAATCGAAGTATTGGAGCACAGATAGACAGCATGCAGTGAATGTTGACTCCTGCGGTAGCCCAAAGAAAAGTGGAGAAAAAAGACGCCATGAACAAGATCAACGAAAAAAGAAGGCTGCTTCAGAAAGTGATGTGTTACCAACCAAGAAGAAGAAAGTATCCACAGACGAAAACAGTTCGTCTAAGGTAACTGCTGACTCTCCCCTGGCCTCCCCCTCTAGTCgttctgcaacagaaaatgacaACACTCAGAGTAGTGGCACAGAGGAGGTGCAAGCTGAAAAAACACCGAAGGCAAAAAAGGTAAGAGGAAAGTCAGATGAGAATGCTGATAGTAGTCAGAAAAGTAAGAAGGAGACACCTAAAGCCTCAGATCAAGGCGCGTTATCAGCTGAAAAGAAGAAGGAGCATGCAATGAATTATATAAGATACCTTAACAGAGAAGGACCAAAGCATCGTGGAAGTAAAGTGATACCAGAAGGTTCACCAAACTGTTTGGAAGGGCTTGTGTTTGTTATTACTGGTGTACTGGATTCTCTGGATAGAGATGAAGCCACAGAATTAATTAAGAAATACGGAGGACGTGTAACGTCATCACTCAGTCGTAATACAAGTTACCTACTTGTTGGCGAAGACGCTGGGCCATCAAAGCTTGAAAAAGCAAAATCATTTAATACAAAACAGCTAGATGAGGATGGGTTATTAAACCTAGTTGTAGAACGATCTACTGGAAGTGGACTTCATAGCAGCTCTAAAGAAGACACAGGCAGAAAGGATACAGAAAAAAAGTCTGGAGGAAATCTAGCAAACAAAAATACTAAACCCTTAAATTGTGATTCAACGTCTGTTGTTTCTGTACTAAAAGTGAAAAGTAATGAAGGTACTGTTCATCACATTCATTCTGCACCAGCCACCCTTAAAAATTGTTCACAAATACCTAGTAGTCAGAATAATGGAAATTTAATGATAAACTATTCAACACCATCTTTGTGGGTGGAGAAATACCGACCAACAAGTTCAAAGCAGATTATAGGACAACAAGGAGAAAAGAGCGTAGTCAGGAAACTAAGTAAATGGCTTGAAAATTGGTACAAAAATCGCACTGGTGGGAAAAAGTTTAAACCAAGCCCCTGGGCAAAAGATGACGATGGGAGCTTCTACAAAGCTGCTCTTATTTCTGGTCCACCAGGAATTGGGAAAACAACAGCAGCCCACCTTGTTTCTAAGGAACTAGGTTTCGATATTGTAGAGTTCAATGCTTCAGACACAAGGTCAAAAAAGCTTTTACATGATGAAGTTACAGAACTTTTGTCTAGCAAGAGTCTGTATGGTCTTTTCCATGGAAAAGATGGCCGTGTAGCACCTTCTGCTAAACATGTGTTAATAATGGATGAAGTAGATGGAATGGCTGGAAATGAAGATAGAGGAGGTATTCAACAATTAATTCAGTTGGTAAAAAGTACTCATATTCCAATAATATGTATTTGTAATGACCGTAATCATCCAAAGATTCGTAGCTTAGTAAATTACTGCTTTGACTTGCGGGTTCAAAAACCAAGACTTGAACAGATACGAGGTGCTATGATGTCAGTTTGCTTTAAAGAAGGTTTGAAAATTCCACCTGATGCTCTAACTGATGTTATCACTTGTGCAAACCAAGATATTCGACAAGTTCTGAATAATTTGTCTATGTGGTATGTCAATACAAAGAACTTGTCATCAGAGGAAATCAAAACTgaggcacaaaaatcaaaaaaagagTTTAAACTGGGACCTTGGGATGTCCTCAGAAAGGTATTTTCAGCTGAAGAACACAAGAAGATGACCATACATGATAAATCTGATTTGTTTTTTTATGATTATAACATCAGCCCATTATTTGTACAAGAAAACTATCTAAATGTTGTGCCTGCTGCAGCAGCAGGTAATATTGGCAAGACACTGGAACTCATTTCAGCAACTGCTGACAGTATTAGTTATGGGGACACAATTGAAAAAGCAATAAGATCAAGAGGCTCTTGGAGTTTGCTGCCAATGCAAGCAATGTTCTCAAGTGTGTTTCCTGGTGACTATATGCAAGGTTATATTAAAAGTCAGATTAACTTTCCCTCATGGCTGGGCAAAAACTCGAGATCTAATAAATTTGACAGACTCTCGCAGGAACTTCATGTCCATATGAGGCTTGCAATATCTGGAAGCAAGTTAGATCTTGCATTGGACTACCTTCCTTATATTAGGGATGCAATAGTAAAACCACTTATTAAGGAAGGTGCACCTGGTGTTCCACAAGCCCTCAGTGTACTTAAGAAATATTACTTACTGCGAGAAGATTTGGAAAGTTTGCTTGAATTATCGTCATGGCCAGACCAGAGGGACCCTATGTCATTGGTGGACAGCAAAGTGAAAGCTGCTTTGACGAGAGCATACAACAAGGAAGGCATAATGATACCATATGCTGTGCACACCACTGTTAAGAAGAAGGCCGGGGCATCATTCAGTGAAAtggaaggtgctgaaggtgaagaaaCAATAGAGGATGtggaagaagatgatgaagagacAGATGACATAAAGTCAGATGCCATGATAAAAATTGCTAAgaagaaaacagtagctgcagaatCAACATCAGGAACATCTGAAGTAAAAAAGGGAAaggggaaaggcaaaggaaaaccaaaacaaaataaatag